A DNA window from Bos indicus isolate NIAB-ARS_2022 breed Sahiwal x Tharparkar chromosome 9, NIAB-ARS_B.indTharparkar_mat_pri_1.0, whole genome shotgun sequence contains the following coding sequences:
- the AMD1 gene encoding S-adenosylmethionine decarboxylase proenzyme, translating to MEAAHFFEGTEKLLEVWFSRQQPDANQGSGDLRTIPRSEWDILLKDVQCSIISVTKTDKQEAYVLSESSMFVSKRRFILKTCGTTLLLKALVPLLKLARDYSGFDSIQSFFYSRKNFMKPSHQGYPHRNFQEEIEFLNAIFPNGAAYCMGRMNSDCWYLYTLDFPESRVINQPDQTLEILMSELDPAVMDQFYMKDGVTAKDVTRESGIRDLIPGSVIDATMFNPCGYSMNGMKSDGTYWTIHITPEPEFSYVSFETNLSQTSYDDLIRKVVEVFKPGKFVTTLFVNQSSKCRTVLSSPQKIEGFKRLDCQSALFNDYNFVFTSFAKKQQQQQS from the exons ATGGAAGCTGCACATTTTTTCGAAGGGACCGAGAAACTGCTGGAGGTTTGGTTCTCCAGGCAGCAACCCGACGCAAACCAAGGATCTGGGGATCTTCGCACCATCCCAAG ATCCGAGTGGGACATACTTTTGAAGGATGTGCAATGTTCAATCATAAGTGTGACAAAAACTGACAAGCAGGAAGCTTATGTACTCAG TGAGAGTAGCATGTTTGTCTCCAAGAGACGTTTCATTTTGAAGACATGTGGTACCACCCTCTTGCTGAAAGCACTGGTTCCCCTGTTGAAACTTGCTAGGGATTACAGTGGGTTTGACTCAATTCAA AGCTTCTTTTATTCTCGTAAGAATTTCATGAAGCCTTCTCACCAAGGGTACCCACACCGGAATTTCCAGGAAGAAATAGAGTTCCTTAATGCAATTTTCCCAA ATGGAGCAGCATATTGTATGGGACGCATGAATTCTGACTGTTG GTACTTGTATACTTTGGATTTCCCAGAGAGTAGGGTAATCAATCAGCCAGATCAAACCCTGGAAATTCTGATGAGTGAGCTTGACCCAGCAGTTATGGACCAGTTCTACATGAAAGATGGTGTTACTGCAAAGGATGTCACTCGT GAGAGTGGAATTCGTGACCTGATACCAGGTTCTGTCATTGATGCCACAATGTTCAATCCTTGTGGGTATTCAATGAATGGGATGAAATCGGAT GGAACTTATTGGACTATTCACATCACTCCAGAACCAGAATTTTCTTATGTTAGCTTTGAAACAAACTTAAGTCAGACCTCCTATGATGACCTGATCAGGAAAGTTGTGGAAGTCTTCAAGCCAGGAAAATTTGTGACCACCCTGTTTGTAAATCag AGTTCTAAATGTCGCACAGTGCTTTCCTCACCCCAGAAGATTGAAGGTTTTAAACGTCTTGATTGCCAGAGCGCTTTGTTCAATGATTACAATTTTGTTTTTACCAGTTTTGCTAagaagcagcaacaacagcagagTTGA